The sequence below is a genomic window from Sphingobacterium sp. ML3W.
ATTAGAAGTCATGAATGGCACAAAAGTATCAAATTTCAGTGAATAATCATTTTACATAAATTAACATTTCTATTGTAACATAAAGAAGACATTCCTCGTTATCATATAAAAGATAATAAATCGTCCATGCGAAGTTTGAAGAAGGGTACTAATAGTCATTACCGCTTTCATCATGCAAAGCTGGAAGATTTAATAAAATTTCTATCAATAAGATATTAACATGTTCTTCAATTATTTAGAAGATGATGTATTCATAGTTTTATAAATTATAACCGAACTACAGTGGATCAAAAGATAAGTGCATTAGTCATAACTTATAATGAAGAGAAAAATATCCAAGATGTAATCTCCTGCCTAGATTTTGCAGATGAAATCATTATTGTAGACTCTTTCAGTAAGGACAATACGATTAATATAGCAAGGCAAAATAGTAAAGTTCGCGTATATCAACACAAATTTGAGGATTTTACAAAACAGAGAAATATAGCCATTTCCTACGCCAAACATGATTGGATACTATTTTTAGATGCTGATGAAAGATTGACGAAACCGTTACAGAAAGAGATTAATGAAACAATAAATAACCCAAGGGCACTAGACGCTTATTATGTCTACAGAACATTTTTCTTTTGTAATAAAAAAATAAGGTTTTCTGGAACTCAGAACGACAAGAATTTTAGACTTTTCAAAAAGTCTAAAGCGAAATTCTGTACCCTGAAAAAAGTGCATGAAACTTTAAATGTCAATGGTACTACAGGCATTTTAGAGCATAAGTTACTCCATTATTCCTTCTCTGATTATAAATCTTATAAAGACAAAATGATTCACTATGGCGTTTTAAAAGGACAAGAACTTTATTCAAACCATAAAAGATACAATATACTTACGCATTTTGGGAAAACAAGTTTCAGATTTTTTAAGGCATACATCATCAAATTAGGTATACTGGATGGAAAGCACGGCTTGGATCTTTCTTATTTACAAAGTTTGAGCGTGCACGAAACTTATGTATCTTTGAAGCGAAAAGAACAAGTATGAAAATCTGTGTTGTAAGTTTTGATTTCTGGCATTATGATCACTATATTATTGACGAATTATTAAAAAAAAATATCTCAGCTTCTCATATCAATATTGGGGATTATAAGTATGCGAATATTTTTGAAAGAAT
It includes:
- a CDS encoding glycosyltransferase family 2 protein; its protein translation is MDQKISALVITYNEEKNIQDVISCLDFADEIIIVDSFSKDNTINIARQNSKVRVYQHKFEDFTKQRNIAISYAKHDWILFLDADERLTKPLQKEINETINNPRALDAYYVYRTFFFCNKKIRFSGTQNDKNFRLFKKSKAKFCTLKKVHETLNVNGTTGILEHKLLHYSFSDYKSYKDKMIHYGVLKGQELYSNHKRYNILTHFGKTSFRFFKAYIIKLGILDGKHGLDLSYLQSLSVHETYVSLKRKEQV